In the Mastacembelus armatus chromosome 17, fMasArm1.2, whole genome shotgun sequence genome, one interval contains:
- the LOC113134146 gene encoding GRAM domain-containing protein 2A-like, translated as MCMSWKCLFSIMSFKARKISLDSTFSVDGVGVRRGTGWFGSKKSKHSSSLDNGRLEIQELNQRLNSNMSFREQIISEDSLERSDEVFSNHNLQKHSKTFHKLFQDIPEGENLTQTFICALQKEVLYHGKLFVSEHHVCFYSSVLLKDTKVVIPAASVRKVKKHNTALSMLSIQTADREKYTFVSLRNREMCYKLLQSVCSHAQQGDSPHLSSAENEADVEAVLNYSSLEDSVDHCLSTQNSINLDDSFLPISSDGPMTFSASRQSSFIDEDSRAVSWFWRLFDMVARFFIFREFSSLSILFNIYMVL; from the exons CTCTGTGGATGGAGTTGGCGTAAGAAGAGGCACTGGTTGGTTTGGCAGTAAAAAATCTAAACACAGCTCCAGTCTGGACAACGGACGACTAGAGATCCAGGAGCTTAATCAAAGGCTCAACTCCAACATGTCCTTCAG GGAACAGATTATAAGCGAGGACAGCCTTGAGAGATCAGATGAGGTCTTTAGCAATCAT AACCTACAGAAGCATAGTAAAACCTTTCACAAACTGTTCCAAGATATTCCCGAGGGCGAGAACCTGACGCAAA CCTTCATCTGTGCTTTGCAAAAAGAGGTGCTGTATCATGGAAAACTCTTTGTTTCTGAACACCATGTATGCTTCTACTCGTCCGTTCTGCTCAAAGACACCAAG GTGGTGATTCCTGCAGCCAGTGTCAGGAAGGTGAAGAAACATAACACAGCCTTGTCCATGTTGTCTATTCAAACTGCTGATAGAGAGAAG TATACATTTGTGTCTTTGAGGAACCGTGAGATGTGTTACAAACTCCTCCAGAGTGTCTGCTCACATGCACAG CAGGGGGACAGTCCTCATCTCTCCTCTGCAGAGAATGAAGCAGATGTTGAAGCG GTCTTAAATTATTCCAGTTTGGAGGACAGCGTAGATCATTGCCTGAGCACACAAAACAGCATTAATCTTGACGACAGTTTTCTTCCGATATCCAGTGACG GGCCCATGACATTCAGTGCCAGTCGCCAAAGCAGCTTCATAGATGAAGACAGCAGAG CTGTATCATGGTTTTGGAGGCTCTTCGACATGGTTGCACGATTCTTCATATTTAGAGAATTCAGCAGTCTCAGTATTCTGTTTAACATCTACATGGTGCTGTGA
- the LOC113134702 gene encoding alpha/beta hydrolase domain-containing protein 17A-like — translation MNGLSIRELCCLFCCPPCPSRIAAKLAFLPPEPTYALLPDPDPGSGTGTASGSGSGAALPSLGAPGLRSRLGTSSVGDRGGGCGGGGGGGGGGGTGGGGGSSSGGGGEGRWKLHLTDRAEFQYSQRELDVTDVFLTRSSRGNRVGCMYIRCAPNARFTVLFSHGNAVDLGQMSSFYIGLGTRINCNIFSYDYSGYGVSTGKPSEKNLYADIDAAWHALRSRYGISPENIILYGQSIGTVPTVDLASRFECAAVVLHSPLTSGMRVAFPDTKKTYCFDAFPNIEKVSKIPSPVLIIHGTEDEVIDFSHGLALFERCPKAVEPLWVEGAGHNDIELYSQYLERLRRFINQDLAAQHA, via the exons ATGAACGGCCTGTCCATACGAGAGCTATGCTGCCTATTCTGCTGCCCCCCTTGTCCCAGTCGCATTGCAGCCAAATTGGCTTTCCTTCCCCCAGAGCCCACCTATGCCCTTCTCCCTGACCCAGATCCAGGTTCTGGTACTGGAACTGcatctggctctggctctggggCTGCTCTGCCATCTCTTGGAGCCCCAGGACTGCGTTCCCGACTGGGTACCAGTAGTGTaggtgacagaggaggaggttgtggtggtggtggaggcggcggaggaggaggagggactGGCGGAGGTGGCGGCAGTAGCAGTGGAGGTGGGGGCGAAGGCAGGTGGAAGCTGCATCTCACAGATAGAGCAGAGTTCCAGTATTCGCAAAGAGAGCTGGATGTGACGGACGTATTCCTGACCAGGTCCAGCCGAGGGAACAGGGTTGGCTGCATGTACATTCGCTGTGCCCCCAATGCCAG GTTTACTGTGCTGTTTTCCCACGGTAATGCTGTAGACCTTGGCCAGATGAGCAGCTTCTATATCGGCTTAGGCACACGCATCAACTGCAACATCTTCTCATATGATTACTCAGGCTATGGTGTTAGCACTGGCAAGCCCTCTGAGAAGAACCTCTACGCTGACATTGATGCTGCCTGGCATGCCCTGCGCTCTCG GTATGGCATCAGTCCTGAGAATATCATTCTATACGGTCAGAGCATTGGGACGGTGCCCACGGTAGACTTGGCATCACGGTTTGAGTGTGCTGCTGTGGTCCTCCACTCTCCTCTCACCTCCGGAATGAGAGTGGCCTTTCCTGACACCAAGAAAACATACTGCTTTGATGCCTTTCCTAA CATAGAGAAGGTGTCAAAGATCCCTTCTCCAGTGCTCATCATCCATGGTACAGAGGACGAGGTGATCGATTTTTCCCATGGCCTTGCCCTGTTTGAGCGCTGTCCCAAGGCTGTGGAGCCTCTCTGGGTGGAGGGAGCCGGTCACAACGACATTGAGCTTTACAGTCAGTACCTGGAGAGGCTACGGCGCTTCATCAACCAGGATCTGGCTGCACAGCATGCCTGA